One window of the Leucobacter komagatae genome contains the following:
- a CDS encoding class I SAM-dependent methyltransferase has protein sequence MSTSDYLAANEANWDDRAPLHAARDGSGYGVDRYIDDPAALSEVVKFDRPLLGDIAGLTAVHLQCHIGTDTISLARLGATVTGLDFSAESVAEARKLAADTGDAVEFVRSDVHRALDVLPAAAFDLVYTGVGALCWLPRITDWAAVVAGLLAPGGTLHLREAHPILWAMDESVTTDLALRYPYFEQVDPLEWDDAETYVESSTPLTATKTYEWNHSLGEIVTALIESGLRIEALVEHQSVPWEALPGQMTLGDDGEWRLTERAGVAPLSYTLRAVKTA, from the coding sequence ATGAGCACCTCTGACTACCTTGCAGCGAACGAGGCGAACTGGGACGATAGGGCGCCCCTCCACGCCGCCCGCGACGGCTCGGGGTACGGGGTCGACCGGTACATCGACGATCCGGCCGCACTCTCGGAGGTCGTGAAGTTCGACCGCCCGCTGCTCGGCGACATTGCGGGGCTCACCGCCGTGCACCTGCAGTGCCACATCGGCACCGACACGATCTCGCTCGCCCGCCTCGGCGCGACAGTCACCGGGCTCGACTTTTCGGCAGAGTCGGTCGCCGAGGCCCGCAAGCTCGCCGCAGACACCGGCGACGCGGTTGAGTTCGTCCGCTCCGATGTGCACCGCGCGCTCGACGTGCTGCCCGCCGCCGCGTTCGACCTCGTCTATACGGGCGTCGGGGCGCTCTGCTGGCTGCCGCGCATCACAGACTGGGCCGCGGTTGTGGCCGGTCTGCTCGCTCCGGGCGGGACGCTGCACTTGCGCGAGGCGCACCCGATCCTGTGGGCGATGGATGAGTCGGTGACCACCGACCTCGCGCTGCGCTACCCCTACTTCGAGCAGGTCGACCCGCTCGAGTGGGACGATGCTGAGACGTACGTGGAGAGCTCAACCCCGCTGACCGCTACGAAGACGTACGAGTGGAACCACTCGCTCGGCGAGATCGTGACGGCCCTCATTGAGAGCGGGCTGCGCATCGAGGCGCTCGTTGAGCACCAGAGCGTGCCTTGGGAGGCGCTTCCCGGCCAGATGACGCTCGGCGATGACGGCGAGTGGCGCCTGACGGAGCGCGCGGGCGTGGCACCCCTGAGCTACACGCTGCGCGCGGTGAAAACGGCGTAG
- a CDS encoding thymidine kinase produces MAKLHFRYAAMNAGKSVALLQVGHNYESLGKQILIVKPAVDSKGGDRVVSRLGVERPVDFLWVDGEKLPAEEAKLDVILVDEAQFLSSRQVNELLDVAVRVGITVIAYGLRTDFRGDNFPGAARLLSVAHEIEEIRTLCRCGSKATMNLRKVAGTPVFDGDQVAIDDGSVEYESVCAACHQRERTTAGASWD; encoded by the coding sequence ATGGCAAAACTGCATTTCCGGTACGCGGCGATGAACGCGGGCAAGAGCGTCGCGCTGCTCCAAGTTGGGCACAACTACGAGTCGCTCGGAAAGCAGATCTTGATTGTGAAGCCGGCGGTGGACTCCAAAGGCGGAGACCGGGTCGTGTCGCGCCTGGGAGTAGAGCGGCCCGTCGATTTCCTCTGGGTTGATGGCGAGAAGCTGCCGGCTGAGGAGGCGAAGCTCGATGTCATCCTCGTTGACGAGGCGCAGTTCCTGTCGAGCCGGCAGGTGAATGAGCTTTTGGACGTCGCCGTGCGCGTGGGAATTACCGTTATCGCCTATGGACTCCGCACGGACTTCCGCGGCGACAACTTCCCCGGGGCCGCGAGGCTGCTGAGTGTTGCGCATGAGATCGAGGAGATCCGAACACTGTGCCGGTGCGGCTCTAAGGCGACGATGAACCTGCGCAAGGTCGCGGGTACGCCCGTGTTCGACGGTGATCAGGTCGCCATCGATGACGGCTCCGTTGAGTACGAGTCGGTCTGCGCCGCCTGTCATCAACGCGAGCGCACGACCGCCGGCGCGAGCTGGGACTAA
- a CDS encoding GNAT family N-acetyltransferase: protein MPTLPPEYTVHAARGLDQLPVRTFHDIAKLRQEVFVVEQDCVYLDLDGRDLEPTTEQFWVAFSPGDGSTQSSSTPGKRARSGSDVAATLRVLDESATEPGLRAIGRVVTSPEHRGKSLAAALVEAVIAAHGDVPLYLEAQSHLTGWYARFGFEVAGDEFIEDGIPHTPMRRN from the coding sequence ATGCCCACGCTGCCTCCTGAGTACACCGTCCACGCGGCCCGCGGCCTCGACCAGCTGCCCGTGCGCACGTTCCACGACATCGCGAAACTTCGGCAGGAGGTCTTCGTCGTCGAGCAAGACTGCGTCTACCTCGACCTCGATGGCCGCGACCTAGAGCCCACCACCGAACAGTTCTGGGTGGCGTTCTCCCCTGGAGATGGCTCCACTCAGAGCAGCAGCACGCCGGGCAAACGCGCGAGGAGCGGTAGCGACGTTGCCGCCACACTCCGCGTCCTCGACGAGAGCGCCACAGAGCCCGGGCTCCGCGCGATCGGTCGCGTCGTCACGAGCCCAGAGCACCGCGGAAAGAGCCTGGCCGCCGCGCTCGTCGAAGCAGTCATTGCGGCACACGGCGACGTGCCGCTCTACCTTGAGGCGCAGTCACACCTGACGGGCTGGTACGCACGATTCGGGTTCGAGGTTGCCGGCGACGAGTTTATCGAAGACGGCATCCCGCACACGCCGATGCGCCGCAACTAG
- a CDS encoding aldehyde dehydrogenase family protein, with product MGDEQVNAASVWESVAEAAEQRVRVWEAASAGSEAEGDRPEGGARGTLLGELAASPESLDFTRHLIDSLFGTSDAFTAAVGLRGVSKGELPEGMPTRDRLLLRAGGVASLGLPWVVRPAARKNLLARLPGVLLQLKLSGKMSALTETLREQRERGYSVLLALHGGSVFGERGARTELDRLLALVAHPAVKELAFDPARLVPGATEWTIEADLALVIERIRPLLEAALEHGVRLVVEPRDTVWAKQLAELLTRAIACAELDRLEIAVRLFAELPEAWETYAAIHRFARRRVADGGAPVEVIIGLGDVAAAERVASIHSGLPVAVIEDATERLAQLLRLAEVALQPSRASVLRPVIATEDPLVAAAAIAAAERLGSGKLFALQLRSGLATELGARLLVDDGVPDVRLRLPVTPKREYAEALGYLVSVLAEAASAEPTAVTAETFARAVELASEPGPASHRQQQRAREWDPTERDSALFYRAPDEPATHDTGGLTAAVLGLARNATGEVVLEEVSPERPIPVVSSTGFANEPPTDGSIPANREWARGLLRRAGEIALRQERLDETIALSQADLDPEAAALAARDAGYRWSELRHEGRAVRLRRVALATAAARDRLITELAAGTGAPFPELDAAVNHIIDSARYAGQLADGLRVVRGATFVPDRLVLVVGDHSAPLAAQAAAVLAVLGSGAGALWAVTPDAHRAATACVEEWEVGGLTPGAVGTVSVSGDESFAALGASPHVDRAVVLGDRALGRALARHRPDLRVEGHFTARGSVLVTPSAERERAISDVIDSAFRGTQTSLGSTTSVVLLASVARSRGFRSALADAVERLRVGDSARPLGDDPLAFDIGPLPVPPSAAGRAALTELGPGEEWLVKPEQLDDEGLLWRPGVRLGVSPGSPFWDDARGLPVIGVSSAQLLGDAVAQQNSAGSGAVAGIQSWDDGEVRSWLAGIEAASLSVNRPSSAARVERQPFGGWNDAVMGLPALGGGPHWLVAQGSWERRSGQRSDTLHLRGLAPEVALLIEGVQPALAYEEFDELRRAALADQLTWQTDLGAVVDGIGLGVERNALRTAPVSVHVRLAEDGALAGLARVLAAALLVRAPITVSSGAVLPPAVGELLASQGIEVSLERDEAWLERLAAEGPTGPGGTEAARVRLIGGDRVRVAEWMGGLDRAALWAEPVTMAGPVELLTLLREQSISVRAERHGLAERAPGLDALLD from the coding sequence ATGGGAGACGAGCAGGTGAACGCCGCGTCGGTATGGGAGTCTGTCGCCGAGGCTGCAGAGCAGCGCGTGCGCGTCTGGGAGGCGGCGTCAGCCGGCAGCGAGGCTGAGGGGGACCGCCCAGAGGGCGGCGCGCGCGGCACGCTGCTCGGTGAGCTCGCGGCGAGCCCCGAGAGCCTCGATTTCACCCGCCACCTCATCGACTCACTCTTCGGCACATCCGACGCGTTCACCGCCGCGGTCGGGTTGCGCGGGGTCTCCAAGGGCGAGCTACCCGAGGGCATGCCGACCCGTGACCGGCTGCTCCTGCGCGCGGGTGGCGTCGCGTCGCTCGGGCTGCCGTGGGTGGTGCGGCCCGCGGCGCGCAAGAACCTTCTCGCGCGCCTGCCCGGCGTGCTGCTGCAGCTGAAGCTCAGCGGCAAGATGTCGGCGCTCACCGAAACGCTGCGGGAGCAGCGTGAGCGGGGCTACTCGGTGCTGCTCGCGCTTCACGGCGGCTCCGTGTTTGGCGAGCGGGGCGCGCGCACCGAGCTCGACCGGCTGCTTGCGCTCGTCGCGCACCCAGCGGTGAAGGAGCTCGCCTTCGACCCGGCGCGCCTCGTGCCCGGGGCGACGGAGTGGACAATCGAGGCAGACCTCGCGCTGGTGATCGAGCGGATCCGCCCCCTGCTGGAGGCCGCGCTCGAGCACGGCGTGCGGCTCGTCGTTGAGCCGCGAGACACCGTGTGGGCGAAGCAGCTTGCCGAGCTGCTGACGCGCGCAATCGCGTGCGCGGAGCTCGACAGGCTCGAGATCGCCGTGCGGCTCTTTGCCGAGCTGCCCGAGGCCTGGGAGACGTACGCCGCGATCCACAGGTTCGCGCGACGCAGGGTCGCCGACGGTGGCGCGCCCGTCGAGGTCATCATTGGGCTCGGAGACGTTGCGGCCGCCGAGCGCGTCGCCTCGATCCACAGCGGGCTGCCCGTCGCCGTGATTGAGGACGCGACGGAGCGCCTCGCCCAGCTCCTTCGCCTCGCCGAGGTCGCGCTGCAGCCGAGCCGTGCGTCGGTGCTGCGGCCCGTCATCGCGACGGAGGATCCGCTCGTCGCCGCGGCCGCGATCGCCGCCGCAGAGCGATTAGGATCCGGAAAGCTGTTCGCCCTCCAGCTCCGCAGCGGGCTCGCGACTGAGCTCGGGGCCAGGCTGCTCGTCGATGATGGGGTGCCCGATGTGCGGCTCCGGCTGCCGGTCACGCCGAAGCGGGAGTACGCCGAGGCCCTCGGCTACCTCGTGAGCGTGCTCGCCGAGGCGGCTTCGGCAGAGCCAACTGCGGTGACCGCCGAGACGTTCGCACGCGCGGTCGAGCTCGCGAGCGAGCCTGGCCCCGCGAGCCACCGCCAGCAGCAGCGCGCACGCGAGTGGGATCCCACGGAGCGCGACAGCGCGCTCTTTTACCGGGCCCCCGACGAGCCGGCGACACATGACACCGGCGGGCTCACTGCCGCGGTGCTCGGGCTCGCGCGAAACGCGACGGGCGAGGTCGTGCTTGAGGAGGTGTCGCCCGAGCGCCCGATCCCGGTCGTGTCGAGCACGGGCTTCGCGAACGAACCGCCCACAGACGGCAGCATCCCCGCGAACCGTGAGTGGGCGCGGGGGTTGCTCCGCCGCGCCGGTGAGATCGCTCTGCGCCAGGAGCGGCTTGATGAGACGATAGCGCTGAGTCAGGCCGACCTCGACCCGGAGGCCGCCGCGCTGGCTGCCCGCGACGCAGGCTACCGGTGGTCGGAGCTGCGGCACGAGGGCCGCGCGGTGAGGCTTCGCCGGGTCGCGCTCGCAACGGCGGCGGCGCGAGACAGACTTATTACCGAGCTCGCGGCTGGAACGGGGGCCCCGTTCCCCGAGCTCGACGCGGCCGTGAACCACATCATCGACTCGGCGCGCTACGCCGGGCAACTCGCCGACGGGCTCAGGGTTGTGCGTGGGGCGACGTTCGTTCCTGACCGGCTCGTGCTCGTCGTTGGTGACCACTCTGCGCCGCTCGCCGCACAGGCTGCCGCCGTGCTTGCCGTGCTCGGAAGCGGCGCCGGCGCGCTCTGGGCCGTGACTCCCGACGCCCACCGCGCGGCTACCGCGTGCGTCGAGGAGTGGGAGGTTGGCGGCCTCACCCCCGGGGCTGTTGGAACCGTGAGCGTCTCGGGAGATGAATCGTTTGCCGCGCTGGGCGCGAGCCCGCACGTCGACCGCGCCGTTGTGCTCGGCGACCGCGCGCTCGGACGGGCGCTCGCGCGGCACCGGCCAGACCTGCGAGTCGAGGGGCACTTCACGGCTCGCGGCTCGGTGCTCGTCACGCCCTCGGCCGAGCGCGAACGGGCGATCTCCGACGTCATCGATTCGGCGTTCCGCGGTACGCAGACCTCGCTGGGGTCCACCACGTCGGTCGTGCTGCTCGCGAGCGTGGCTCGCTCGCGCGGCTTCCGGTCTGCTCTCGCTGACGCCGTCGAACGGCTCCGTGTTGGCGACTCCGCGCGCCCACTCGGCGACGACCCGCTCGCCTTCGACATCGGCCCGCTCCCCGTGCCCCCGAGCGCGGCCGGCCGCGCGGCGCTCACCGAGCTCGGGCCGGGTGAGGAGTGGCTCGTCAAGCCCGAACAGCTCGACGACGAGGGCCTCCTGTGGCGTCCGGGCGTCAGGCTCGGCGTCTCCCCGGGGTCGCCGTTCTGGGACGACGCCCGCGGGCTCCCCGTGATCGGGGTCAGCTCGGCGCAGCTGCTCGGAGACGCGGTTGCGCAGCAGAACTCTGCTGGGAGCGGGGCTGTCGCCGGGATCCAGTCGTGGGACGACGGCGAGGTGCGCTCGTGGCTCGCGGGCATCGAGGCCGCCTCGCTCTCCGTCAACCGCCCGAGCAGCGCCGCCCGCGTCGAGCGGCAGCCCTTCGGTGGGTGGAATGATGCGGTCATGGGCCTCCCCGCGCTCGGTGGCGGCCCGCACTGGCTCGTCGCCCAGGGGTCGTGGGAGCGCCGTTCGGGGCAGCGGAGCGACACGCTGCACCTGCGGGGCCTTGCGCCCGAGGTCGCGCTGCTCATTGAGGGCGTGCAGCCAGCGCTCGCCTACGAAGAGTTCGACGAGCTGCGGCGCGCGGCGCTCGCCGACCAGCTCACCTGGCAGACCGACCTCGGCGCAGTGGTCGACGGCATCGGTCTCGGTGTCGAGCGGAACGCGCTGCGAACGGCGCCTGTCTCGGTGCACGTTCGGCTCGCGGAAGACGGGGCGCTTGCTGGGCTCGCCAGGGTGCTTGCGGCCGCGCTGCTGGTGCGGGCGCCGATCACGGTGTCGAGCGGCGCAGTGCTCCCGCCCGCGGTCGGTGAGTTGCTCGCATCGCAAGGGATCGAGGTCTCGCTCGAGCGTGACGAAGCGTGGCTCGAACGGCTCGCCGCCGAGGGGCCGACCGGGCCGGGCGGCACCGAGGCGGCCCGCGTCAGGCTGATCGGGGGCGACCGAGTTCGCGTTGCCGAGTGGATGGGCGGCCTCGACCGGGCCGCGCTCTGGGCTGAGCCCGTGACGATGGCGGGCCCCGTCGAGCTCTTGACCCTGTTGCGTGAGCAGTCGATCTCGGTGCGGGCAGAGCGGCACGGCCTCGCTGAGCGGGCCCCTGGGCTCGACGCGCTGCTCGACTAG
- a CDS encoding ABC transporter substrate-binding protein, with protein sequence MRLTSFRRSGIALAGLAAAALTLSACSSPAATDSGDEAKASYKIGVSQFVQHPALDAATAGFKQAFDDAGVKVEWDDQNANGDQATAVTIAQNFASSDLDLVLAVATPAAQTAAQAITDKPILFTAVTDAVEGQLVESNEKPGGNVTGTSDLAPFDEQLALLKEVAPGAKKVGIVYASGEVNSQVQVDAVTEAAGPLGLEVVTKTVTTANDIAAATEALGDVDAIYVPTDNMVVAGIASLVQVAEDKQIPVIGAEAGTVEGGAVITLGIDYTKLGYQTGEMALKVLEGADPATMPVEVSNEFAYVVNEDAAKRMGATIPEAILAEAEKVE encoded by the coding sequence ATGCGACTGACCTCGTTCCGCCGCTCAGGCATCGCGCTCGCCGGCCTCGCCGCTGCAGCACTCACGCTGAGCGCCTGCTCCAGCCCCGCCGCAACCGACTCGGGAGACGAGGCGAAGGCCTCGTACAAGATCGGTGTGAGCCAGTTCGTGCAGCACCCCGCGCTCGACGCAGCCACAGCCGGCTTCAAGCAGGCGTTTGACGACGCTGGCGTGAAGGTTGAGTGGGACGACCAGAACGCAAATGGCGACCAGGCAACCGCCGTCACCATCGCGCAGAACTTCGCCTCCTCTGACCTCGACCTCGTGCTCGCCGTCGCGACGCCGGCAGCGCAGACCGCGGCACAGGCGATCACCGACAAGCCGATCCTCTTCACCGCAGTCACCGACGCCGTCGAAGGCCAGCTCGTCGAGTCGAACGAGAAGCCCGGCGGCAACGTCACCGGCACGAGCGACCTCGCGCCCTTCGACGAGCAGCTCGCGCTGCTCAAGGAGGTCGCCCCGGGCGCGAAGAAGGTCGGCATCGTCTACGCCTCGGGCGAGGTCAACTCGCAGGTGCAGGTCGACGCTGTGACTGAGGCTGCGGGCCCGCTCGGCCTCGAGGTCGTCACGAAGACCGTTACCACCGCGAACGACATCGCTGCGGCGACCGAGGCGCTCGGCGACGTCGACGCGATCTACGTGCCGACCGACAATATGGTCGTCGCGGGCATCGCCTCGCTCGTGCAGGTCGCTGAAGACAAGCAGATCCCTGTCATCGGCGCTGAGGCCGGTACCGTCGAGGGCGGCGCGGTCATCACGCTCGGTATCGACTACACGAAGCTTGGCTACCAGACCGGCGAGATGGCACTCAAAGTGCTCGAGGGTGCCGACCCCGCGACCATGCCCGTCGAGGTCTCGAACGAGTTCGCGTACGTCGTGAACGAAGACGCCGCGAAGCGGATGGGCGCAACCATCCCCGAGGCGATCCTCGCAGAGGCCGAGAAGGTCGAATAG
- a CDS encoding ABC transporter ATP-binding protein gives MLSISKISKTFFAGTVNERRALVDLNLELAEGDFVTVIGSNGAGKSTLLNTISGRYFADSGSISIDGSPVSKLKEFKRARFVGRVFQDPMAGTAPDLTIEQNLALALQRGKRRGLRRGITKARRAEFARELESLELGLENRLSAKVGLLSGGQRQALSLLMAGFTQPRILLLDEHTAALDPQRAALVTDLTERIVAEGNLTTLMVTHNMEQALKLGNRLVMMHEGRIVFEASAEEKAKLTVPMLLAEFAKIKGASFDDRALLA, from the coding sequence GTGCTGAGCATCTCCAAGATTTCAAAGACGTTCTTCGCGGGCACCGTCAACGAACGCCGCGCGCTGGTCGACCTCAACCTCGAGCTCGCCGAGGGCGACTTCGTGACCGTGATCGGCTCGAACGGCGCCGGCAAGTCGACGCTGCTCAACACCATCTCGGGCCGCTACTTCGCCGACTCGGGCTCGATCAGTATTGACGGCTCGCCGGTGTCGAAACTGAAGGAATTCAAGCGGGCGCGCTTCGTCGGCCGTGTGTTCCAGGACCCGATGGCGGGCACCGCACCCGACCTCACGATCGAGCAAAACCTCGCGCTCGCACTGCAGCGCGGCAAGCGTCGCGGCCTGCGCCGGGGCATCACGAAGGCGCGCCGGGCGGAGTTCGCCCGCGAGCTCGAGTCGCTCGAACTCGGCCTCGAGAACCGTCTCAGCGCGAAGGTGGGCCTGCTCTCGGGCGGTCAACGCCAGGCGCTGTCGCTGCTCATGGCGGGGTTCACGCAGCCGCGCATCCTGCTGCTCGACGAGCACACTGCCGCGCTCGACCCGCAGCGCGCCGCGCTCGTGACCGACCTCACCGAGCGCATCGTCGCGGAGGGGAACCTCACGACGCTCATGGTGACGCACAACATGGAGCAGGCGCTCAAGCTCGGTAACCGGCTCGTCATGATGCACGAGGGGCGGATCGTGTTCGAAGCAAGCGCCGAGGAGAAAGCGAAGCTCACCGTGCCGATGCTGCTCGCGGAGTTCGCGAAGATCAAGGGCGCAAGCTTCGACGACAGGGCGCTGCTGGCGTAG
- a CDS encoding ABC transporter permease, whose translation MIGAIEVGLLYGIFALGVYLTFRVLNFPDLTVDGSLTTGAATAAALIHAGQSPLLATLAGGVTGMIAGAVTGILHTKGKIDGLLAGILTMIALWSINLRIMGKSNLPFLREETLISPLREAGWMGKTWYVVLIFLVVVFAIKLLVDWFLSTDLGLAIQATGNNEQMIRSFGVNTDGMKILTLSISNGLVGLAGALIAQYNGVADISMGIGVILVGLASVILGQALLGQRWIWLATLAVVVGAVLYRIIIFGALRIGFNQDDMKLMTALLVIAALLLPRWGFLKRIPSFKNRGNRRPEPTPQPAAATTTGA comes from the coding sequence TTGATTGGCGCAATCGAAGTTGGACTTCTATACGGCATTTTCGCCCTCGGGGTATACCTCACCTTTCGCGTGCTCAACTTTCCCGACCTCACGGTTGACGGCAGCCTGACGACGGGCGCCGCGACCGCGGCCGCCCTCATCCACGCCGGGCAAAGCCCGCTGCTCGCGACGCTCGCGGGCGGGGTGACGGGCATGATCGCGGGCGCGGTCACCGGGATCCTGCACACAAAGGGCAAGATCGACGGGCTCCTTGCCGGGATCCTGACCATGATTGCGCTGTGGTCGATCAACCTGCGCATCATGGGGAAGTCGAATTTGCCGTTCCTCCGCGAGGAGACGCTCATCAGCCCGCTGCGCGAGGCTGGCTGGATGGGCAAGACCTGGTACGTCGTGCTCATCTTCCTCGTCGTCGTATTCGCGATCAAGCTGCTCGTCGACTGGTTCCTGTCGACCGACCTCGGCCTCGCGATCCAGGCGACGGGCAACAACGAGCAGATGATCCGTTCGTTCGGTGTGAACACCGACGGCATGAAGATTCTGACCCTGTCGATCTCGAACGGACTCGTCGGGCTCGCGGGCGCGCTCATCGCGCAGTACAACGGTGTTGCAGACATCAGCATGGGCATCGGCGTGATCCTTGTCGGCCTCGCCTCCGTGATTCTCGGCCAGGCGCTCCTTGGCCAGCGCTGGATCTGGCTCGCCACCCTCGCTGTCGTCGTCGGCGCCGTGCTCTACCGCATCATCATCTTCGGCGCGCTGCGCATCGGGTTCAACCAGGACGACATGAAGCTCATGACCGCGCTCCTCGTGATCGCGGCGCTGCTGCTGCCGCGCTGGGGCTTCCTGAAGCGCATTCCGTCGTTCAAGAACCGGGGCAACAGACGCCCCGAACCGACACCCCAGCCCGCCGCGGCGACCACGACGGGAGCGTAA
- the hisC gene encoding histidinol-phosphate transaminase: protein MSVSIRSGFESIPSYRAGKPAQLGPDGLSAKLSSNENPYDPLPSVLDALAAALPASVNRYPSIAAPELTAALAARLDVAPENIAFGAGSVEVASQLIHALAGAGDEVMYAWRSFEAYPILVQLAGATPVQVPLTADGGHDLPAMADAITDRTKLIFVCNPNNPTGTTVTQAAVEAFMQQVPEHVLVVLDEAYVHFNVDADSAVGLDFFKRYPNVAVLHTFSKAYGLAGLRVGYAVAQPEVADALRKAAVPFALSALAQAGGVASLAAEDELQERIDVLVAERERMTTELRAAGLPVLDSQANFVWAPAGTASDGIAEVFAKRGVSVRCFSGDGIRISIGARHENDAVIEVSAAAATLL from the coding sequence ATGTCAGTGTCGATCCGTTCTGGGTTCGAGAGCATCCCCTCCTACCGCGCAGGAAAGCCCGCGCAGCTCGGCCCGGACGGCCTGAGCGCGAAGCTCTCGTCGAACGAGAACCCGTACGATCCGCTGCCGTCGGTGCTCGACGCGCTCGCCGCAGCCCTCCCGGCGTCGGTAAACCGCTACCCGAGCATTGCGGCCCCCGAACTCACGGCCGCACTCGCGGCGAGACTCGACGTGGCACCCGAGAACATTGCGTTCGGCGCGGGCTCGGTTGAGGTCGCCTCGCAGCTCATCCACGCGCTCGCGGGGGCCGGCGACGAGGTCATGTACGCGTGGCGGTCGTTCGAGGCCTACCCGATCCTCGTCCAGCTCGCGGGCGCGACGCCCGTGCAGGTGCCGCTCACGGCCGACGGTGGCCACGACCTGCCCGCCATGGCCGATGCGATCACCGACCGCACGAAGCTCATCTTCGTCTGCAACCCGAACAACCCGACGGGCACGACCGTCACTCAGGCCGCCGTCGAAGCGTTCATGCAGCAGGTCCCCGAGCACGTGCTCGTCGTGCTCGACGAGGCCTACGTGCACTTCAATGTCGACGCTGATTCGGCGGTCGGCCTCGACTTCTTCAAGCGCTACCCGAACGTCGCGGTGCTGCACACCTTCTCGAAGGCGTACGGCCTCGCCGGGCTCCGCGTCGGGTACGCCGTCGCCCAGCCCGAGGTTGCCGACGCGCTGCGCAAGGCGGCGGTGCCGTTCGCACTCAGCGCCCTGGCGCAGGCTGGCGGAGTCGCCTCGCTCGCCGCGGAAGACGAGCTGCAGGAGCGCATCGACGTGCTCGTCGCCGAGCGCGAGCGCATGACGACCGAGCTTCGTGCGGCGGGGCTGCCCGTGCTCGACTCGCAGGCGAACTTTGTGTGGGCTCCCGCGGGCACCGCGAGCGACGGGATCGCAGAAGTCTTCGCGAAGCGCGGAGTTTCGGTACGCTGCTTCTCAGGTGATGGGATTCGCATCTCCATCGGTGCGCGTCATGAGAATGACGCGGTGATCGAGGTCTCTGCGGCTGCGGCAACGCTGCTGTAG
- a CDS encoding APC family permease — MSHTKQPEQPQRLQGRLGTAGIVFMVVAAAAPLTVIGGNMPLGIGLGNGAGAPVGFLIAALLLLVFSIGFVAMTPHVKQAGAFFSYVTLGLGKRPGMGIAVVALVAYTAIQAGIYGYIGWAIDDTIRFYGGPSIPWPLYSLVTLLIVAFLGYRHINLSAKVLGIALVAEISIVVLLDLAIIVQPGPAGITFESFAPSTFLNGAISVAILFALTGFIGFESTAVFRDEARNPERTVPRATYISVLIIGGFYAFTCWAFVVAIGPDSVLDVAQRTLAGEGNMLLDTTNDYLGRIGRDIVNVLLLTSLFACVLSFHNVIARYQFVLAGLKVLPARLAQIHPKHESPSTSSLVQSGTALAVLAVFALFGVDPLVGVFGSMAGVATVGMTILMFTTSLAVIVYFARNPEHRQGRTWRTLVFPALACVGLIGAMALVLSNFTLVTSSGVGLSTMLAFIPFVAFIVGWIIGTKKRAILPG; from the coding sequence ATGAGTCACACGAAGCAACCAGAGCAACCGCAACGACTGCAGGGACGCCTCGGCACAGCCGGGATCGTATTCATGGTCGTCGCGGCCGCCGCGCCCCTCACCGTCATCGGTGGCAACATGCCGCTTGGCATCGGCCTTGGGAACGGCGCGGGCGCGCCCGTCGGATTCCTCATCGCCGCACTGCTGCTGTTGGTGTTCTCGATCGGGTTCGTCGCGATGACGCCGCATGTGAAGCAGGCGGGCGCGTTCTTCTCGTACGTCACGCTCGGACTCGGCAAACGGCCGGGGATGGGGATCGCCGTCGTCGCTCTCGTCGCCTACACCGCCATCCAGGCTGGAATCTACGGCTACATCGGCTGGGCTATCGACGACACGATCAGGTTCTACGGCGGCCCCAGCATTCCGTGGCCGCTGTACTCGCTCGTGACGTTGCTCATCGTTGCGTTCCTGGGGTACCGGCACATTAACCTGAGCGCGAAGGTGCTCGGCATCGCCCTCGTGGCGGAGATCAGCATCGTTGTGCTCCTTGACCTCGCAATCATCGTCCAGCCCGGCCCCGCGGGCATCACGTTCGAATCGTTCGCGCCGAGCACGTTCCTCAACGGGGCGATCAGCGTCGCGATTCTGTTTGCGCTCACCGGCTTCATCGGGTTCGAATCGACCGCGGTGTTCCGCGACGAAGCGCGCAACCCCGAGCGGACTGTGCCGAGGGCCACGTACATCTCGGTGCTCATTATCGGCGGGTTCTACGCCTTCACCTGCTGGGCGTTCGTCGTCGCGATCGGGCCAGACTCCGTGCTCGACGTCGCCCAGCGCACCCTCGCTGGTGAGGGCAACATGCTGCTCGACACCACGAACGACTACCTCGGCCGCATCGGTCGCGACATTGTCAACGTGCTGCTGCTCACCAGCCTCTTTGCCTGTGTGCTTTCGTTCCACAACGTCATCGCGCGGTACCAGTTCGTGCTTGCGGGCCTCAAGGTGCTGCCGGCGCGCCTGGCGCAGATCCACCCGAAGCACGAGTCACCCTCGACCTCGTCGCTCGTGCAGTCTGGCACGGCGCTCGCCGTGCTTGCGGTGTTCGCGCTCTTTGGCGTCGACCCACTCGTCGGGGTCTTCGGATCGATGGCGGGGGTCGCGACCGTCGGCATGACGATCCTGATGTTTACGACCTCGCTCGCGGTGATTGTGTACTTTGCGCGCAACCCCGAGCACCGTCAGGGCCGCACTTGGCGCACGCTTGTCTTCCCCGCGCTCGCCTGCGTTGGGCTCATCGGGGCGATGGCCTTGGTGCTCTCGAACTTCACACTCGTGACGAGCAGCGGCGTCGGATTGAGCACGATGCTCGCGTTCATTCCGTTTGTTGCCTTCATCGTGGGGTGGATCATCGGAACGAAGAAGCGGGCGATCCTGCCAGGGTAG